Part of the Natrialbaceae archaeon AArc-T1-2 genome, CGACCTCGAGTCCGAACTCGAGACCGCAGTCGAGGACTCGGGCGTCGGGCCGTTTTCCGCCCGATTCGGCGGTCTGGGCGTGTTCCCCGACCTCGAGTACATACACGTCGTCTGGCTCGGCGTCGAGGAGGGCGGCGACGAGCTGACCCGCCTGCACGAGGCGATCGAGGAGCGGACGACGGCGATGGGCTTTGAGCCCGAGAGTCACGACTTCACCCCACACATCACGCTCGCGCGGATGGAACACGCCGGCGGGAAAGAACTGGTCCAGGAGGTCGTCAGCGAGCGCGAGCCGACGGTCGGCGAGACGGTCGTCGAGGAGGTCCACCTGACCGAGAGCACGCTCACGTCCGACGGCCCAGTCTACTCGACGGTCGCCTCGTTTTCGCTCGAGGACTGATCCTCGCTCGAGGACGACTCTCACGACGCCGTGAGTGCAATCGGTCCCGACGGCTGACGACGTTTTTGTCCGAGAGCGTCGACCGACCAGTATGGAGCTGGTGCTGTCGACCGGACAGCCGTCCCTGACGGTCGACGTCGTCGTCGTCTTCGCCGTCGTCGCCGTGACCTTGCTCCTTTTCGTCCTCGAGCCGATTCCCATCGACGTCTCGGCGATCCTGATGCTCGTCGTCCTGGTCGTGCTCGAGCCCTGGACGCAGATTACGCCCGAGCTCGCCATCTCCGGGTTCTCGAACCCGGCGACGATCACGGTGCTCGCGATGTTCGTGCTGAGCGAGGGGGTCAAACGAACTGGCTCGATCAGAATCGTCGGCGACCGGGTGATCGAGTTCACAGGCGACGACGAGCGCAAGCAACTGGCGGCGGTAATCGGCCTTAGCGGGAGCACGGCGGGGGTTATCAACAACACGCCCGTCGTCGCCGTATTGATCCCGTTCGTCACCGACCTCGCCGAGCGAACGAACACCTCGCCCTCGAAGCTGTTCATCCCGCTGTCGTACGCGGCGATGCTCGGCGGGATGCTTACACTCGTCGGAACCTCGCCAAGCATCCTCGCGAGCGATATCTCCGATCGACTTATCGGTCGCCCCTACTCGATGTTCACGTTCACCCACCTCGGCGTCCTCGTCTTGCTCACCGGGGCCGTCTACCTGCTGACAATCGGTCACCGGCTCATCCCCGAACGGATCGATCCGGACGAGGATCTGTCAGACCGCTTCGAGACGAGCGAGTACGTCACCGAAGTGACGGTGCCACCGGACGCGGCCGTCGTCGGGGAGACCGTCGGCGAGGTCGTCGCCCGGATCGGCCGGGATGCGGAGATCCTTCGCATCCTCCGGCACGGCAAGATCATCCACAGGGACATCGAGAACCGGACGATCCGTGCCGGCGACCACCTGCTGTTCCGGGGTCGTCGACGGACGCTGCTCGAGCTGGCGAGCTTTCGGGGACTCGAGTTCTCGGCCGAGCCGATCGTCGAGCCCGTGTCCGAGGACGACGGCGGTACCGTCCCGCTCGTCGAGGTCATCGTCGTCCCCGGCGAGTCGGCGCTTGCATCCGAGTCTATTACGGCGTCGGCGTTCAGACGGCGGTTCGACGCGCCGATCCTCGCGATCCGTCGGCAAGGAGAGCTCGTCACTCGCCGGCTGTCGAAAGTCGTGTTACGGGGCGGAGATACGCTGCTCGTCCAGGCGAACGAGGGGGCGTTCGAAGAGCTCAGGAACGATCCCGACTACGTCGTCACCGAGGAGGTCGTTCGGCCGGACTACCGCACGTCCCGAATTCCGGTCGCCGTCGGTATCGTCGTCGGCGTCGTACTCGTGGCTGCAGCCGGCTACCTTCCGGTCGAGATCGCGGCACTCGGCGGGATGGCGGCGATGGTGGTCACCGGCTGTGTCGAACCCAGGGAGGTGTACGACGCCGTCGACTGGAACGTCATCTTCCTGCTCGCAGGCGTCATCCCGCTCGGGATTGCGCTCGAAGAGACCGGCGGTGCAGAGTATCTCGCCCTCCAGCTCACGCCGATGGCTGACGTCGTCCCGCTGGTCGTCTTCCTGATGATCTTTTACATGCTGACGGCGATCGTCACCGAGATTATCACCAACCTGGCGAGCGTTGCACTCATGATTCCGATCGGCGTCGACGTCGCGACCCAACTCGGTGCGAATCCGTTCTCGTTCGTCCTGCTCGTCACCTTTGCGGCCAGCGACTCGCTCATGACGCCCGTGGGCTACCAGACGAATCTCATGGTGTACGATCGTGGCGGCTACCGGTTCACCGATTACATGCGCGTCGGCATCCCGCTCCAGCTCCTGCTTGCGGTCGTTACGTCGCTCGGTATCGTCGTCTTCTGGGGCGTCTGACGGTCGGTCACGGCGACGATCGCCCCGACTGCTCTCTGACGACGAACTCGTACCACTCGAGGTCGATCTCCTCGGGCGGCAGGTCGAAGACGGTGATCTCGATCTCTTTCGCGTGTTCGTAAAAGAGCGTCTCGTAGGACCGATCGAGTGGCTCCTCGAGCGGGCGAAGCAGACCGGTCAGGACGACACTTTGCCACTCCGAGGGCGAGTGCCACTCATAGGCGGTGAGACAGGCGATCTCGGTCGTCTCGATGAACGTCCGTTTCTTGCTCTCGGGACCGAAGCCGAGGTCGAGCAGACACCGGTGGTACTCCTCGTCGTACGCGAACGAGACCGGAACGGCGTAGGCCCGGCCATCGCGTGACAGCGACAGGACGCCGATGCCACGCTCGCGCAGGAACGATTCGATCTCTGCGTCCGTCATACCGGTTCCGAACTCGTAGTCTGTCATGCGATCGCAGGTGTCGTCTGGTGGACGCGTCGTCTCCCAGTACCCGGCCGAGATCCTTTATGACCCTTGGCGACTCCCCTGACTGTCTCGATTCGAGACGGACCCGCCGTCGACGGGTTCGGCGTCGCCTACACAGATGGACAAGATTTTAAGCCAGCGTGGGCTACGTCCGGCTACTATGGGCAAGAAGTCGAAAGGCAAGAAAAAACGGCTTGCCAAACTCGAGAACCAGAACAGCCGCGTTCCGGCCTGGGTCATGATGAAGACGGACATGGACGTGACGCGAAACCCCAAGCGACGCCACTGGCGGCGCAGCGACACTGACGAATAATGAGCGCGAGTGACTTCGAAGAGCGGGTCGTGACGGTACCGCTTCGGGACGTCAAGGCGGGCGCGAACCACGAGGCCGCCGACAGAGCGATGACGATCATTCGCGAGCACCTCGCCAAACACTTCGCCGTCGACGAGGACGCCATCCGCCTCGATCCCTCGATCAACGAAGCCGTCTGGGCGAACGGTCGCTCCAACCCGCCACGAAAGCTCCGGGTCCGAGCCGCCCGCTTCGAAGAGGAGGGCGAACCGGTCGTCGAAGCCGAGTTCGCCGAATAACTTGCTCCGCGTCGCCTTCGCCGGTTCGGCGTACGTCGGCGTCTTCGCCCGCGCAACCGACGACTACCTGCTGGTCCGACCCGACGTCGACGACGACCTGATCGGCGACCTCGCAGACGAACTCGCCGTCGATGCGCTCGCGACCACCATCGGCGGCTCCTCGACGGTCGGCGCGCTCGCGACCGGCAACGAGAACGGGCTGCTCGTCAGCAGCCGGATTCTCGAGTACGAACGCGAGCGAATCGAAGACGAGGTCGACGTTCCGGTCACGGAGCTTCCCGGCAGTATCAACGCCGCCGGAAACGTCGTGCTCGCGAACGACTACGGCGCGTACGTTCATCCTGATCTCCCCCGGGAGTCGATCCAGGTCATCAAAGAGACCCTCGAGGTGCCCGTCGAACGTGGCGACCTCGCCGGCGTCCGGACCGTCGGCACGGCCGCGGTCGCCACCAACGCGGGCGTACTCTGTCACCCGAAGGCGACCGACGCGGAACTGGACCACGTAGAGGAGGTACTCGACGTTCGCGCCGACGTCGGCACGGTCAACTACGGCGCACCGCTTGTCGGCTCCGGGCTCGTCGCCAACGAGGTCGGCTACGTCGTCGGCGAAGACACCACCGGACCGGAACTCGGCCGCATCGAGGACGCACTGGAGTACATCGACTAGAAGATACCCCGCCGGTCGGGACTGGGGTTCGTGATCGATCCGAGGGTGTCGCCCGGAAGCTCTCACGCAGTTCCGGTACATGTAGCCGAGTTCGTCTTCGATCTCACACTCCGGACAGACGATCGTTCCCGAGCGGCGATTGACGAACTCCGCCGTTCGGCCGCTCCCGGGCCGCATCATAAGCGTTTCAGCTCCCGGCGTTTCGCCGTGTGATCCGTCGCGACCGACGACGGGACGCTCGTCGTCTTTCGACGCGCCCGCGGGGTCTCACGCGGGAAGGGAACATTCTTCCGGCTTCCCGACGGAGGGACAGCTATGAGTCAGTTCACTGTCTCCGGTAAGTTCGCGAGCCGGGACGGCTACTCGTCGTTCGAGACCGCGATCGAGGCCGAAAACGAAGACGTCGCTCGCGAGCACGTCCTCTCCCAGCTGGGGAGTCGTCACGGACTCAAACGAACCCAGATCGAGCTCGAGGAGGTCGAGGCACGATGAGCGGACAGCAGGAACTGCAGGCGATCTCCCAGCAGCTCCAGGAGCTCGAACAACAGATCGAGGCGTTGCAGGCAACGGTCACCGAACTGCAGGCCGAACAGAGTGACGTCGACGAGGCGATCGAGGCGATCGAGATTCTCGAGACCGACGACACCGTGCAGGTGCCACTCGGCGGCGGTGCCTACCTCCGTGCAGAGATCGAAGACATCGACGAAGTGATCGTCGAACTCGGTGCCGACTACGCCGCCGAGTTCGAACAGGACGGAGCCGTTTCCGCCCTCGAGAACAGAAAGGATACTCTCGACGATCGCATCGAGGAGGTCACCGAAGAGATCTCCGAACTCGAAGCCGAGAGCACACAGCTCGAGCAGAAAGCCCAGCAGCTCCAGCAGCAGGCGATGCAACAGCAGATGCAGGGACTGGGGGGACAAGGCCAGGGTCAGGGCCAGGGCACGGGTCCGGACCAGTAACGTAGGCCGCCCCCATGTTCGATAGCCTGAAAGAGAAGCTCGGGAGCTTTCGCGAAGACGTCGAGGAGACGGCCGAAGAGAAAGCGGAGCCGGTCGACGAGGACGACCTCGAGGACGCAGAGTTCGAGGACGCCGAGTTCGGAGAAGCAGAACGCGAGGACACAGCGGCTGGCGAGGAACCGGCCGAGTCGACAGTCCCCACGGCAGACGACCCGACGTCCGTCGACACCGAGACGACGCCGGCCGACGAGGCCGACGCCGAGGACGAAAGACCGGATGCGGCTACGGCCGACGCCGACGAAGCTGACGTCGAGGAGTCGGACCGAGACGGAGACGACGAAGACGGGGAAAGCGGGAACGGTCTGACCAGGTTCGGCCGCAGGGCGAAATCGCTCATCAACGGCTCGAACGACACGGACGAGTCCGTCGACGAACAGGATACGACCACGGCGTCCGACGAGACGAGCGTCGAACGCGACGTGACAGACGACGTGGCTGCAACGCCCGACGACGAGGCTGACGAGGCCGAAGACGACGCCGACGAAGACGAGCCGACCGAGAACAACTCGACCGGGTTCGGCCGCAAGGCAAAGTCACTCGTCCGCGGGAAGTTCGTCATCGAGGAAGACGACCTCGAGGGACCGCTCGACGAACTCGAGCTCGCGTTGCTCTCGAGCGACGTCGAGATGTCCGTCGCCGAGGAGATCTTAGAGAACATCCGCGACGAACTGGTCGGGGAGACTCGAACGTTCACGACCTCCACCGGCGACGTCGTCACGGAGGCGCTCCGGGAGGCGATTCTCGACGTCATCAGCGTCGGCCAGTTCGACTTCGTCGAGCGGGTCGCCGTCGAGGACAAACCGCTCGTGATCGTCTTCACCGGCGTCAACGGCGTCGGCAAGACGACCTCGATCGCGAAGATGAGCCGCTATCTCGAAGAGCGTGGCTACTCGACGGTGATGGCAAACGGCGACACCTACCGTGCGGGAGCGAACGAACAGATCGAGGAACACGCCGATGCACTCGATACGAAGCTCATCACCCACGAACAGGGTGGTGACCCTGCCGCAGTGTTGTACGACGCCGTCGAGTACGCCGAGGCAAACGACGTCGACGTCGTGCTCGGCGATACGGCGGGTCGGCTCCACACCGACGAGGGGCTGATGGACCAGCTCGAGAAGATCGATCGC contains:
- the thpR gene encoding RNA 2',3'-cyclic phosphodiesterase, encoding MRLFVSVDCPDDFATPIADLQAALEDASGLNVTDPEQAHLTLKFLGDVDESRLPDLESELETAVEDSGVGPFSARFGGLGVFPDLEYIHVVWLGVEEGGDELTRLHEAIEERTTAMGFEPESHDFTPHITLARMEHAGGKELVQEVVSEREPTVGETVVEEVHLTESTLTSDGPVYSTVASFSLED
- a CDS encoding SLC13 family permease, translated to MELVLSTGQPSLTVDVVVVFAVVAVTLLLFVLEPIPIDVSAILMLVVLVVLEPWTQITPELAISGFSNPATITVLAMFVLSEGVKRTGSIRIVGDRVIEFTGDDERKQLAAVIGLSGSTAGVINNTPVVAVLIPFVTDLAERTNTSPSKLFIPLSYAAMLGGMLTLVGTSPSILASDISDRLIGRPYSMFTFTHLGVLVLLTGAVYLLTIGHRLIPERIDPDEDLSDRFETSEYVTEVTVPPDAAVVGETVGEVVARIGRDAEILRILRHGKIIHRDIENRTIRAGDHLLFRGRRRTLLELASFRGLEFSAEPIVEPVSEDDGGTVPLVEVIVVPGESALASESITASAFRRRFDAPILAIRRQGELVTRRLSKVVLRGGDTLLVQANEGAFEELRNDPDYVVTEEVVRPDYRTSRIPVAVGIVVGVVLVAAAGYLPVEIAALGGMAAMVVTGCVEPREVYDAVDWNVIFLLAGVIPLGIALEETGGAEYLALQLTPMADVVPLVVFLMIFYMLTAIVTEIITNLASVALMIPIGVDVATQLGANPFSFVLLVTFAASDSLMTPVGYQTNLMVYDRGGYRFTDYMRVGIPLQLLLAVVTSLGIVVFWGV
- a CDS encoding pyridoxamine 5'-phosphate oxidase family protein, which produces MTDYEFGTGMTDAEIESFLRERGIGVLSLSRDGRAYAVPVSFAYDEEYHRCLLDLGFGPESKKRTFIETTEIACLTAYEWHSPSEWQSVVLTGLLRPLEEPLDRSYETLFYEHAKEIEITVFDLPPEEIDLEWYEFVVREQSGRSSP
- a CDS encoding 50S ribosomal protein L39e, with the protein product MGKKSKGKKKRLAKLENQNSRVPAWVMMKTDMDVTRNPKRRHWRRSDTDE
- a CDS encoding 50S ribosomal protein L31e: MSASDFEERVVTVPLRDVKAGANHEAADRAMTIIREHLAKHFAVDEDAIRLDPSINEAVWANGRSNPPRKLRVRAARFEEEGEPVVEAEFAE
- a CDS encoding translation initiation factor IF-6, translated to MLRVAFAGSAYVGVFARATDDYLLVRPDVDDDLIGDLADELAVDALATTIGGSSTVGALATGNENGLLVSSRILEYERERIEDEVDVPVTELPGSINAAGNVVLANDYGAYVHPDLPRESIQVIKETLEVPVERGDLAGVRTVGTAAVATNAGVLCHPKATDAELDHVEEVLDVRADVGTVNYGAPLVGSGLVANEVGYVVGEDTTGPELGRIEDALEYID
- the rpl18a gene encoding 50S ribosomal protein L18Ae, with amino-acid sequence MSQFTVSGKFASRDGYSSFETAIEAENEDVAREHVLSQLGSRHGLKRTQIELEEVEAR
- the pfdA gene encoding prefoldin subunit alpha, with translation MSGQQELQAISQQLQELEQQIEALQATVTELQAEQSDVDEAIEAIEILETDDTVQVPLGGGAYLRAEIEDIDEVIVELGADYAAEFEQDGAVSALENRKDTLDDRIEEVTEEISELEAESTQLEQKAQQLQQQAMQQQMQGLGGQGQGQGQGTGPDQ
- the ftsY gene encoding signal recognition particle-docking protein FtsY, whose translation is MFDSLKEKLGSFREDVEETAEEKAEPVDEDDLEDAEFEDAEFGEAEREDTAAGEEPAESTVPTADDPTSVDTETTPADEADAEDERPDAATADADEADVEESDRDGDDEDGESGNGLTRFGRRAKSLINGSNDTDESVDEQDTTTASDETSVERDVTDDVAATPDDEADEAEDDADEDEPTENNSTGFGRKAKSLVRGKFVIEEDDLEGPLDELELALLSSDVEMSVAEEILENIRDELVGETRTFTTSTGDVVTEALREAILDVISVGQFDFVERVAVEDKPLVIVFTGVNGVGKTTSIAKMSRYLEERGYSTVMANGDTYRAGANEQIEEHADALDTKLITHEQGGDPAAVLYDAVEYAEANDVDVVLGDTAGRLHTDEGLMDQLEKIDRVVDPDMTLFVDEAVAGQDAVNRAREFDDAAEIDGAILTKADADSNGGAAISIAHVTGKPILFLGVGQGYDDIERFEPERMADRLLEEE